In Zingiber officinale cultivar Zhangliang chromosome 11B, Zo_v1.1, whole genome shotgun sequence, a single window of DNA contains:
- the LOC122035389 gene encoding syntaxin-related protein KNOLLE-like, translated as MNNLITKSFYSYADLKKEVLKDLESGGEEVEVAIEMAAAGADGHLLQFFEEAELVKEEMASVRDLLARLQAANEESKSSHKPEALRRLRDRINADIVQVLKTARDIRGRLESMDRSNAANRRLSGCREGTPVDRTRTAVTNGLRKKLKEMMMEFQALRQRMMAEYRETVERRYFTLTGEAASEEVIERIISDGDSEGMMRKAMLEQGRGIVAAAVQEIQDRHDAAKEVERSLLELHQVFLDMAVIVETQGEQMDDIEHHVASAAHYVKDGTKELKSAKEYQRSSRKWLCIAIIFLLILVLFVVIPIATSFKHS; from the coding sequence ATGAACAACCTCATCACCAAATCCTTCTACAGCTATGCAGATCTCAAGAAGGAGGTCCTAAAGGACCTCGAATCGGGCGGCGAGGAGGTCGAAGTGGCCATCGAGATGGCGGCTGCCGGCGCGGACGGCCACCTACTCCAGTTCTTTGAGGAGGCGGAGCTTGTGAAGGAGGAGATGGCGTCCGTCCGCGATCTCCTTGCGCGTCTCCAGGCCGCCAACGAGGAGAGCAAGTCGAGTCACAAGCCGGAGGCCCTCCGCCGCCTCCGAGACCGGATCAACGCCGACATCGTCCAGGTTCTCAAGACGGCCCGCGACATCCGCGGCCGCCTCGAGTCCATGGATCGTTCGAACGCCGCGAACCGGCGTCTGTCAGGCTGCCGGGAGGGCACGCCGGTTGACCGGACCCGAACCGCCGTCACCAACGGGCTTCGGAAGAAGCTCAAGGAGATGATGATGGAGTTCCAGGCGCTGCGGCAGAGGATGATGGCGGAGTACCGGGAGACCGTGGAGCGGCGCTACTTCACCCTGACGGGCGAGGCGGCGTCGGAGGAGGTGATCGAGAGGATTATTTCCGACGGGGACAGCGAGGGGATGATGAGGAAGGCGATGCTGGAGCAGGGGCGTGGGATCGTGGCGGCGGCGGTGCAGGAAATCCAGGACCGGCACGACGCCGCGAAGGAGGTGGAGCGGAGCCTGCTGGAGCTCCACCAGGTTTTCCTGGACATGGCGGTGATAGTGGAGACGCAGGGAGAGCAGATGGATGACATTGAGCATCACGTCGCCAGCGCCGCTCACTACGTGAAGGACGGCACCAAGGAGCTCAAGTCCGCCAAGGAGTACCAGAGGAGCAGCCGCAAGTGGCTCTGCATCGCCATCATCTTCCTTCTCATCCTCGTCTTGTTTGTTGTCATCCCCATCGCCACCAGTTTCAAACATTCTTAG